A genomic window from Sulfurimonas paralvinellae includes:
- a CDS encoding ATP-binding SpoIIE family protein phosphatase: MSKERLEQLEKSEAYASYQSDLAFAKELNILRNDFYYQMIDSNAATLVDFLYKPLDTLSGDAYSARRIDEHRTFYLLVDGMGKGVSASFTAVIMTTFINHLVDKMIEHDSFSLDLIVKESMEFIKPILLDDEVLAIDYICFDNYYDVLEYAKFAMPPFLLQDKDDNIIRIKANNTPLSKWQSKYDIARHNVANIEKFLFYSDGIVENTTDCEGLPYAAFIEDDFRESFSREEFKEKFFNKVKEQEDDLTLIFINSLDIREETLVAKHSFKTSLADVDAASQWYETLWGNIQTDNSSEAEKAGVVFTELYMNAYEHGNLGISAKEKHQYLEDDVYFEKLNELEQMSTKNIIVEVYMLKEFANEYVVTKIKDEGDGFDTQILSQIFRNSRKFNGRGVFISRKNSMGIYYNSQGNCVLFFNKI; encoded by the coding sequence ATGTCCAAAGAGAGACTTGAACAGCTAGAAAAAAGTGAGGCTTATGCCTCCTATCAATCAGATTTGGCATTTGCAAAAGAGCTGAATATTCTGAGAAATGATTTTTATTATCAGATGATCGATTCGAATGCGGCTACTTTAGTCGATTTTTTGTATAAACCGTTGGATACGCTTAGTGGCGATGCTTACAGTGCTAGAAGAATTGATGAACATAGAACATTTTATCTTCTCGTTGATGGCATGGGCAAAGGCGTGTCGGCTTCTTTTACCGCGGTTATTATGACGACTTTTATCAATCATTTAGTTGATAAGATGATAGAGCATGACAGTTTTAGTTTAGATCTTATTGTTAAAGAATCTATGGAGTTTATCAAACCGATCCTGCTTGACGATGAAGTTTTGGCAATAGATTATATTTGTTTTGATAACTATTATGATGTTTTAGAGTATGCAAAGTTTGCCATGCCTCCTTTTTTACTGCAGGATAAAGATGATAATATCATCAGGATAAAAGCTAACAACACTCCCCTAAGCAAGTGGCAGTCTAAATATGACATTGCAAGGCATAATGTTGCCAATATCGAAAAATTTCTCTTTTACAGTGACGGTATTGTCGAGAATACAACAGATTGTGAAGGCTTGCCTTATGCCGCTTTTATTGAAGATGATTTTAGAGAATCTTTTAGTAGAGAAGAGTTTAAAGAGAAATTCTTCAATAAGGTCAAGGAACAAGAGGATGACCTCACGCTTATCTTTATTAACAGTTTGGATATTCGTGAAGAGACACTTGTGGCAAAACACTCCTTTAAGACATCTTTAGCTGACGTTGATGCAGCTTCGCAGTGGTATGAAACACTTTGGGGGAATATTCAGACAGATAACTCTTCTGAGGCAGAGAAAGCAGGTGTAGTATTTACGGAACTCTATATGAATGCCTATGAACATGGAAATCTCGGCATCAGTGCGAAGGAAAAACATCAATATCTTGAAGACGATGTCTATTTTGAAAAACTGAATGAACTTGAGCAAATGAGTACAAAGAACATTATTGTGGAAGTCTATATGCTGAAAGAATTTGCCAATGAGTATGTTGTTACAAAAATAAAAGATGAAGGCGATGGCTTCGATACTCAGATTCTCAGTCAGATCTTTCGAAATTCTCGAAAGTTTAATGGCCGCGGTGTCTTTATCTCACGCAAGAATTCTATGGGAATTTACTACAACTCCCAAGGAAATTGCGTACTTTTCTTCAATAAAATATAA
- a CDS encoding malic enzyme-like NAD(P)-binding protein produces the protein MSKSMSFEEASLNYHRAKGEFDQNGKTATLLTKPCTTQEELSMAYSPGVAYPCLEIQKESEKAYEYTNKGNLVAVVSDGTAVLGLGDIGPLAGKPVMEGKGVLFKSFANVDAVDIELNTKDTEEIIQIVAAMADSFGGINLEDISAPRCFEIEERLKEICNVPVFHDDQHGTAVITTAGLMNVLEMSGKNVEDLKVVVIGAGAAGIACGKMYKELGVQNITMLDSKGVIHSGRDDLNKYKQQFALDTDDRTLEDAMKGADMVLGLSKADIITPEMVKSMSDTHPIIFACANPNPEIKPPVAKEAREDIIIGTGRSDYANQVNNVLGFPQIFRGALDVRATKITEKMKLAAARALAALAKEEVPAHVKIAHHRETMEFGPEYIIPSPFDRRVLVYVASAVAEAAIEDGVARVKDFDMDAYKIKLQRLADHLDGKI, from the coding sequence ATGTCAAAAAGTATGTCATTTGAAGAGGCATCTCTTAATTACCACAGAGCAAAAGGTGAATTTGATCAAAATGGAAAAACTGCTACTCTTTTAACAAAACCGTGCACGACACAGGAAGAGCTTTCTATGGCTTACTCTCCGGGTGTTGCCTATCCATGTCTGGAGATTCAAAAAGAGAGTGAAAAAGCGTATGAATACACAAACAAAGGAAACCTCGTTGCCGTTGTAAGTGACGGAACTGCGGTTCTTGGGCTTGGTGATATTGGACCATTGGCTGGAAAACCTGTTATGGAAGGCAAGGGCGTTTTATTTAAATCTTTTGCCAATGTAGATGCTGTTGATATTGAGTTAAATACAAAAGATACGGAGGAGATCATTCAAATTGTTGCTGCTATGGCTGATAGTTTTGGCGGTATAAACCTCGAAGATATTTCAGCACCAAGATGTTTTGAGATAGAAGAGCGTCTCAAAGAGATCTGTAATGTACCTGTTTTTCATGATGATCAGCATGGAACGGCGGTTATTACGACAGCAGGGCTTATGAACGTGCTTGAGATGAGCGGTAAGAATGTCGAAGATTTGAAAGTTGTTGTGATCGGTGCTGGTGCTGCAGGAATCGCCTGTGGCAAGATGTATAAAGAACTCGGTGTGCAAAACATCACTATGCTTGATTCTAAAGGTGTTATTCACAGCGGTAGAGATGATCTAAATAAATATAAACAGCAATTCGCTCTCGATACTGATGACAGAACACTGGAAGATGCGATGAAAGGTGCGGACATGGTTCTTGGACTTTCAAAAGCTGATATCATTACACCGGAGATGGTAAAGTCAATGTCTGATACACATCCAATCATCTTTGCCTGCGCAAATCCAAATCCTGAGATAAAACCTCCTGTAGCCAAAGAAGCAAGAGAAGATATCATCATAGGGACGGGAAGAAGTGATTATGCCAATCAGGTAAACAATGTTCTTGGTTTTCCTCAAATATTCCGTGGAGCATTGGATGTACGTGCAACAAAAATAACAGAGAAAATGAAACTTGCAGCTGCACGTGCATTGGCCGCTCTTGCAAAAGAGGAAGTGCCGGCTCATGTAAAAATAGCACACCATAGAGAGACTATGGAGTTTGGACCTGAATATATCATTCCTTCACCGTTTGACAGACGTGTTCTCGTTTATGTTGCTTCTGCAGTAGCAGAGGCGGCTATTGAAGATGGTGTTGCACGTGTGAAAGATTTTGATATGGATGCATACAAAATAAAACTACAAAGACTTGCAGACCACCTCGACGGCAAGATCTAA
- a CDS encoding MqnA/MqnD/SBP family protein translates to MIFGKIEYLNLLPFHIFMKRFGRNSQENAIMNHKKNVPAKINHEFISRRVDAAFISSISAKKYKHVNLGIIAKKNVQSVLVIPSRKDKSDRESASSNVLTRILQQNGEVLIGDKALKYSLAHDDYIDLAALWNTTHHLPFVFALLCYHKDRKLYKKIENEFLKKQYKIPQYLLQQASNKTGIEKKDILNYLKLISYKLDTKAKLGLRKFYKEAKRV, encoded by the coding sequence ATGATTTTTGGAAAAATAGAATACCTCAACCTCCTCCCTTTTCATATCTTTATGAAACGCTTTGGCAGAAACTCACAGGAAAATGCCATCATGAATCATAAAAAGAATGTTCCTGCAAAAATCAATCATGAATTTATAAGCAGACGTGTCGATGCCGCTTTTATCTCCAGTATTAGTGCGAAAAAATATAAACATGTTAATCTAGGTATCATTGCCAAAAAAAATGTCCAGAGTGTTTTGGTCATTCCCTCACGCAAGGACAAAAGCGATAGAGAATCGGCATCATCCAATGTTTTAACCCGTATCCTACAGCAAAACGGAGAGGTGCTCATCGGCGACAAAGCGCTCAAATATTCTCTTGCACATGATGACTATATCGATCTAGCGGCACTATGGAACACGACACATCATCTTCCTTTTGTATTTGCACTTTTATGCTATCACAAAGATAGAAAGCTCTATAAAAAAATTGAAAATGAATTTTTAAAAAAGCAGTATAAAATCCCTCAGTACCTGCTGCAGCAAGCCTCCAACAAAACAGGCATTGAAAAAAAAGATATTTTAAATTATCTGAAACTTATATCGTATAAACTCGATACAAAAGCAAAATTGGGACTTCGCAAGTTTTATAAGGAGGCAAAGAGAGTCTAA
- a CDS encoding MoaD/ThiS family protein, with protein sequence MVRVEFLGPIQKDALELEIANLGELAAILQEDKELSEWLKNSAVAVNDTMVTSLDVALKDGDKISLLPPVCGG encoded by the coding sequence ATGGTAAGAGTAGAATTTTTAGGGCCCATACAAAAAGATGCTCTAGAGCTTGAGATTGCAAATCTTGGTGAGCTTGCGGCAATTTTACAAGAAGATAAAGAACTCTCAGAGTGGCTGAAAAATTCAGCGGTAGCAGTAAACGATACAATGGTTACATCTCTTGATGTAGCACTTAAAGATGGCGATAAGATATCTTTGCTTCCGCCAGTCTGTGGAGGGTGA